The following coding sequences are from one Manis pentadactyla isolate mManPen7 chromosome 13, mManPen7.hap1, whole genome shotgun sequence window:
- the STT3A gene encoding dolichyl-diphosphooligosaccharide--protein glycosyltransferase subunit STT3A, translated as MTKLGFLRLSYEKQDTLLKLLILSMAAVLSFSTRLFAVLRFESVIHEFDPYFNYRTTRFLAEEGFYKFHNWFDDRAWYPLGRIIGGTIYPGLMITSAAIYHVLHFFHVTIDIRNVCVFLAPLFSSFTTIVTYHLTKELKDAGAGLLAAAMIAVVPGYISRSVAGSYDNEGIAIFCMLLTYYMWIKAVKTGSIYWAAKCALAYFYMVSSWGGYVFLINLIPLHVLVLMLTGRFSHRIYVAYCTVYCLGTILSMQISFVGFQPVLSSEHMAAFGVFGLCQIHAFVDYLRSKLNPQQFEVLFRSVISLVGFVLLTVGTLLMLTGKISPWTGRFYSLLDPSYAKNNIPIIASVSEHQPTTWSSYYFDLQLLVFMFPVGLYYCFSNLSDARIFIIMYGVTSMYFSAVMVRLMLVLAPVMCILSGIGVSQVLSTYMKNLDISRPDKKSKKQQDSTYPIKNEVASGMILVMAFFLITYTFHSTWVTSEAYSSPSIVLSARGGDGSRIIFDDFREAYYWLRHNTPEDAKVMSWWDYGYQITAMANRTILVDNNTWNNTHISRVGQAMASTEEKAYEIMRELDVSYVLVIFGGLTGYSSDDINKFLWMVRIGGSTDTGKHIKEHDYYTPTGEFRVDREGSPVLLNCLMYKMCYYRFGQVYTEAKRPPGFDRVRNAEIGNKDFELDVLEEAYTTEHWLVRIYKVKDLDNRGLSRT; from the exons ATGACTAAGCTGGGATTTTTGCGGTTGTCCTATGAGAAACAGGACACACTTTTGAAGCTCCTCATTCTGTCAATGGCTGCTGTGTTAT CATTTTCCACTCGTCTTTTTGCTGTCCTGAGATTTGAAAGTGTCATCCATGAGTTTGATCC GTATTTTAATTATCGGACTACTCGATTCCTGGCTGAAGAGGGATTTTATAAATTCCATAACTGGTTTGATGACCGGGCCTGGTACCCTTTGGGACGAATCATTGGAGGAACAATTTATCCAG GTTTAATGATCACCTCTGCTGCAATCTACCATGTACTCCATTTTTTCCACGTCACCATCGACATTCGGAATGTCTGTGTGTTCCTGGcccctctcttctcttccttcacCACCATCGTCACGTACCACCTTACCAAAGAGCTCAAG GATGCAGGGGCTGGACTTCTTGCTGCTGCCATGATTGCTGTAGTGCCTGGATATATCTCCCGGTCTGTGGCTGGCTCCTATGATAATGAGG GGATTGCCATCTTCTGCATGCTGCTCACCTACTACATGTGGATCAAAGCAGTAAAGACTGGTTCCATCTACTGGGCAGCCAAGTGTGCCCTTGCTTATTTCTACATG GTCTCTTCTTGGGGAGGCTATGTGTTTTTGATCAACTTGATCCCTCTCCACGTACTGGTGCTGATGCTCACAGGACGTTTCTCCCACCGGATCTATGTGGCCTACTGTACTGTTTACTGCCTGGGCACCATTCTTTCCATGCAGATCTCCTTTGTGGGTTTCCAG CCCGTCCTTTCATCAGAGCACATGGCAGCCTTTGGGGTCTTTGGTCTCTGCCAGATCCATGCCTTTGTCGATTATCTGCGCAGCAAGTTGAATCCACAGCAATTTGAAGTTCTTTTCCGGAGTGTCATCTCCCTGGTAGGCTTCGTCCTTCTCACAGTGGGCACCCTCCTCATGCTGACAG GAAAAATATCTCCCTGGACTGGGCGTTTCTACTCACTGCTGGATCCTTCTTACGCCAAGAACAATATCCCCATCATTGCTTCTGTGTCTGAGCACCAGCCTACGACCTGGTCTTCTTACTATTTTGATCTGCAGCTTCTTGTCTTCATGTTTCCAG TTGGTCTCTATTACTGCTTTAGCAACCTGTCTGATGCCCGGATATTCATCATCATGTATGGTGTGACCAGCATGTACTTTTCTGCTGTAATG GTGCGTCTAATGCTAGTGTTGGCACCTGTTATGTGCATTCTTTCTGGCATTGGAGTCTCCCAGGTGCtgtccacttacatgaagaatttgGATATAAGTCGCCCAGACAAGAAGAGCAAGAAGCAACAGGATTCTACCTATCCTATTAAAAATGAA GTGGCAAGTGGGATGATACTAGTCATGGCTTTCTTTCTCATCACCTATACTTTTCATTCAACGTGGGTGACCAGTGAGGCCTACTCATCTCCCTCCATTGTTCTGTCTGCCCGTGGTGGTGATGGCAGTAGGATCATTTTTGATGACTTTCGAGAGGCATACTATTGGCTTCGTCACAATACTCCAGAG GATGCAAAGGTCATGTCATGGTGGGATTACGGCTACCAGATTACAGCTATGGCGAATCGGACAATTTTAGTGGACAATAACACATGGAATAATACCCATATTTCTCGAGTAGGGCAG GCAATGGCATCCACAGAAGAAAAAGCCTATGAGATCATGAGGGAGCTTGATGTTAGCTATGTGCTGGTCATATTTGGAGGCCTTACTGGGTATTCCTCTGATG acATCAACAAGTTTCTGTGGATGGTGCGAATTGgagggagcacagacacaggcAAACATATTAAGGAGCATGATTATTATACTCCAACTGGGGAATTCCGTGTGGACCGTGAAGGTTCTCCAGTGCTGCTCAACTGCCTTATGTACAAGATGTGTTACTACCGCTTTGGGCAGGTCTACACAGAAGCCA AGCGTCCACCAGGCTTTGACCGTGTTCGGAATGCTGAGATTGGGAATAAAGACTTTGAGCTTGATGTCCTGGAGGAAGCATATACGACAGAACATTGGCTAGTCAGAATATACAAG GTAAAGGACCTGGATAATCGAGGCTTGTCACGGACATAA